A portion of the Meleagris gallopavo isolate NT-WF06-2002-E0010 breed Aviagen turkey brand Nicholas breeding stock chromosome 16, Turkey_5.1, whole genome shotgun sequence genome contains these proteins:
- the RADIL gene encoding LOW QUALITY PROTEIN: ras-associating and dilute domain-containing protein (The sequence of the model RefSeq protein was modified relative to this genomic sequence to represent the inferred CDS: deleted 2 bases in 1 codon): protein ALRGPEERSGSSMRYSLYHSPHLLLLQGYSQQHDSLVYLLNREQHTVGQRTQASKPSISLSAPDILPLHCTIRRLRASWHRSEEKLVLEPIAGASVSVNFSAVTRTVVLRHGDLLSLGLYYLLLYKDPMKAQPLPAQTLLRLRALHPDGPSVCGTCGSLLKEQGGPNANRQSPEPSDGPRAPRRRLQLEFEPEAEDVLLRRIMTLIEPGGDDHKLTPAFLLCLCIQHSATSFQPGDFGQLLLKAAKMIQRTVWERTRELAEKQSQHQDPAALSCFTIADLLPDLQHILFWMSNAIEVLYFVQQKSPTYIQSMEEEMDVKGSKESLFSSTITASEEAMTVLEEVIMYTFQQCVYYISKCLYVSLPALLECNPFQNESHEGWRAAPPLPEELRRVVLIYQAALDLLQQYEVHPEITSQMFAYLFFFSNTLLFNQLLDKGSSLGCFHWSQGVKLRASMRLLLEWLRGAGFEQLSQQFFAKLTSVANLLAMPGSQLLQMTWPTLRAEFPALSPAQLHRVLSQCQTAMEVGNVAAWQPWDEESTAAFQPDAVLESFDNHPPIVLPSAGFKVDLEVETLDDNIYRHLLYIRHFLWSLQSKSPQGSEGPCSAPPKSEPPIVPEVLEVSPSPVMTPGSTVPTSGRCTPGGCANLEADEPPLLTSTTNGCPRQQAAGEQQLQEKLQQLQLGRGPAPPSPPCLLTPPTTPLNFDSAGPESPQGTTKGLQDPRRNGMSSTKGGSPEGCSPTPYDFPTPESSSRSSATDDFCYVFVVELERGALGLGMGLIDGLHTPLGSPGIYIRTLIEGSPAAADGRLAIGDRILAVNGTSLIGADYQSAVDLIRSGGKKLRFLVAKSDMEIAKKIISSSASS, encoded by the exons GCGCTGCGCGGCCCCGAGGAGCGGAGCGGGAGCAGCATGCGGTATTCCCTCTACCATTCCCcgcacctcctgctcctgcagggctACAGCCAGCAGCAT GACAGCCTGGTGTACCTGCTGAACCGCGAGCAGCACACGGTGGGCCAGAGGACACAGGCGAGCAAACCCAGCATCAGCCTTTCGGCGCCAGACATCCTACCCCTGCACTGCACCATCAGGAGGCTGCGAGCGTCGTGGCACCGCTCGGAGGAGAAGTTGGTGCTGGAGCCCATCGCCGGTGCCAGCGTCTCCGTTAACTTCTCTGCGGTGACCCGGACCGTTGTGCTGCGGCACGGGGACCTGCTGTCCCTCGGGCTCTATTACCTGCTGCTCTACAAGGACCCCATGAAGGCACAACCGCTGCCGGCACAGACCCTGCTGAGGCTGCGGGCCCTGCACCCCGATGGCCCTTCTGTATGTGGGACGTGCGGCAGCCTGCTGAAAGAACAGGGGGGGCCCAATGCCAACCGACAGAGCCCCGAGCCCAGCGACGGTCCCAGGGCTCCCCgcaggaggctgcagctggagttTGAGCCAGAGGCTGAGGATGTGCTGCTGCGGCGCATCATGACGCTGATCGAGCCGGGGGGGGATGACCACAAGCTGACGCCTGCCTTTCTGCTGTGCCTCTGCATCCAGCACTCGGCCACCAGCTTCCAGCCTGGGGACtttgggcagctgctgctcaaaGCGGCCAAAATGATCCAGAGGACAGTGTGG GAGCGCACACGGGAGCTGGCTGAGAAGCAATCCCAGCA CCAGGACCCTGCTGCCCTGTCCTGTTTCACCATTGCGGACCTGCTGCCAGACCTGCAGCACATCCTCTTCTGGATGTCCAACGCCATTGAGGTGCTCTACTTCGTCCAGCAGAAGTCCCCCACCTACATCCAGAGCATGGAGGAGGAGATGGATGTCAAAG GCTCCAAGGAGTCTCTGTTCTCCTCGACCATCACAGCCAGCGAGGAGGCGATGACGGTGCTGGAGGAGGTGATCATGTACACATTCCAGCAGTGTGTCTATTACATCTCCAAG tgtCTGTACGTCTCACTGCCGGCCCTGCTGGAGTGCAACCCCTTCCAGAATGAGAGCCATGAGGGCTGGCGGGCGGCCCCACCGCTGCCCGAGGAGCTGCGCCGCGTGGTGCTCATCTACCAGGCAGccctggacctgctccagcagtaTGAGGTGCACCCTGAGATCACCTCCCAGATGTTTGCctacctcttcttcttctccaaCACGCTGCTCTTCAACCAGCTTCTGGATAAGG GCTCCTCTCTTGGCTGCTTCCATTGGTCGCAGGGCGTGAAGCTGCGAGCCAGCATGCGGCTGCTGCTGGAGTGGCTGCGTGGAGCCGGCTTtgagcagctctcccagcagttCTTTGCTAAACTGACCAGCGTGgccaacctgctggccatgcccggctcccagctgctgcag ATGACGTGGCCGACCCTGAGAGCTGAGTTCCCAGCGCTGAGCCCTGCGCAGCTGCATCGGGTGCTGAGCCAATGCCAGACGGCCATGGAGGTGGGCAATGTGGCAGCATGGCAGCCCTGGGATGAGGAGAGCACGGCCGCCTTCCAGCCTG ACGCAGTACTGGAGTCCTTCGACAACCACCCTCCCATCGTCCTGCCCAGCGCGGGCTTCAAGGTGGACCTTGAGGTGGAGACGTTGGATGACAACATCTACCGGCACCTCCTCTACATCCGCCACTTCCTCTGGAGCCTGCAGAGCAAGAGCCCCCAGGGCAGTGAGGGGCCATGCTCAGCCCCTCCAAAG AGTGAGCCACCAATTGTGCCAGAAGTGCTGGAAGTGAGTCCGAGCCCGGTTATGACCCCGGGGAGCACTGTCCCCACATCGGGCCGCTGCACCCCGGGGGGCTGCGCCAACCTGGAGGCGGATGAGCCCCCCCTGCTCACCTCAACCACCAATGGGTGCCCCCGGCAGCAAGCCGCCGGcgagcagcagctccaggagaagctccaacagctgcagctgggcagAGGCCCGGctccccccagc cctccctgcctgcttACACCCCCCACCACCCCCCTGAACTTTGACTCCGCCGGCCCTGAGTCCCCACAGGGCACAACCAAAGGACTGCAGGACCCACGGAGGAACGGGATGAGCAGCACCAAAGGCGGCAGCCCTGAAG GCTGCTCGCCGACCCCCTACGACTTCCCCACGCCGGAGTCCTCCAGCCGCAGCTCAGCCACCGACGATTTCTGCTACGTCTTCGTGGTGGAGCTGGAGAGGGGAGCGCTGgggctggggatggggctgATCGACGGCTTG cacacaccgCTGGGCTCCCCAGGCATTTACATCCGCACGCTGATTGAGGGCAGCCCCGCGGCAGCTGATGGCAGACTGGCCATCGGGGACCGCATCCTGGCTGTCAATGGCACCAGTCTCATCGGGGCCGATTACCAAAG tgctgtggacCTCATCCGCTCTGGAGGGAAGAAGCTGAGGTTTCTGGTTGCCAAATCAGACATGGAAATAGCCAAAAAAATCAtctccagctctgcatcctCTTAA